A genomic segment from Paenibacillus sp. FSL K6-1096 encodes:
- a CDS encoding spore germination protein codes for MTVKADGLAAELSGCFDFIRRDIVMKHSVIPLFFIETICDSGYISQHIIDPLSQADTEITTREAVQQAISVSKFGEVHDLAEALSHVLAGDPVVIFEEMDYAIYFDARKIESRAVEKSQFESSLVGSNESFNELLANNVSLIRKRMVTEKLKIERHILGRQSKTEAVLLYVEGAAPGDLVATVRQKVEAMENEFVLGAQYIAEALGPGKTLFDTIGYSDKPDAVVAKLFEGRISVIVNGTPFALTAPCFFFENLQSPDDYATNRIFVTLLRLVRFGSLLLSLLLPGFYVALTTHHFSLIPSAFVFKLAVSRSGVPFPTVVEVILMFLFFELSREAGRRLPHQIGQALSIVGALILGDAAVGAGLASQATVVVTGIYAITSFINPRLTSAVSVWAVFSIIMSACFGLHGFYLGVILLAAHLASLRSCDYPYLFPLGTERSFRAANRDVLVRGPLNKVSRPFLYSGSRSRK; via the coding sequence ATGACCGTGAAGGCGGACGGGCTTGCTGCTGAACTAAGCGGCTGCTTTGATTTCATCAGGCGTGATATCGTAATGAAACATTCAGTGATTCCGCTTTTTTTCATAGAAACGATCTGTGACTCCGGCTATATCAGCCAACATATTATCGATCCCCTCTCCCAGGCGGATACGGAGATTACAACCAGGGAGGCTGTCCAGCAGGCCATATCGGTGTCCAAGTTCGGCGAGGTCCATGATCTGGCTGAGGCGCTTTCGCATGTGCTGGCCGGTGATCCGGTCGTGATTTTTGAAGAGATGGACTATGCCATTTATTTCGATGCCCGGAAGATTGAGTCCCGTGCGGTTGAGAAATCGCAATTCGAATCCTCGCTGGTCGGCTCGAACGAGAGCTTCAATGAGCTGCTGGCCAATAATGTCAGCCTGATCCGCAAGCGGATGGTCACAGAGAAGCTGAAGATTGAGCGCCATATTCTGGGCCGGCAGTCGAAGACAGAGGCGGTGCTGCTCTACGTGGAGGGTGCGGCGCCAGGCGATCTGGTGGCCACGGTCCGGCAGAAGGTGGAGGCGATGGAGAATGAGTTCGTGCTTGGCGCACAGTATATTGCCGAGGCGCTGGGTCCGGGCAAAACGCTGTTTGATACGATAGGCTACTCCGACAAGCCGGATGCTGTTGTGGCTAAGCTGTTTGAGGGCAGAATCTCGGTCATTGTCAACGGGACGCCGTTTGCGCTGACGGCTCCCTGCTTCTTCTTCGAGAACCTGCAGTCGCCTGATGATTATGCCACCAACAGAATATTCGTGACGCTGCTGCGGCTGGTCCGGTTCGGCTCCCTGCTGCTGTCGCTGCTGCTCCCTGGCTTCTATGTGGCCCTGACCACCCATCATTTCTCGCTGATTCCCTCGGCCTTCGTCTTCAAGCTGGCCGTCTCCCGCTCCGGTGTGCCATTCCCGACTGTGGTGGAGGTGATTCTCATGTTCCTGTTCTTCGAGCTGTCCCGGGAAGCGGGCAGGCGGCTGCCGCATCAGATCGGGCAGGCGCTCAGCATCGTCGGCGCACTGATCCTGGGGGATGCCGCTGTTGGAGCGGGACTGGCCTCCCAGGCGACAGTGGTGGTGACCGGAATCTACGCGATCACTTCCTTCATCAATCCCCGGCTGACCTCGGCGGTATCAGTCTGGGCGGTTTTCTCTATTATTATGTCCGCTTGCTTCGGGCTGCACGGCTTCTACCTGGGCGTTATTCTGCTGGCTGCCCACCTGGCCTCACTGCGGTCCTGTGATTATCCGTATCTTTTCCCGCTGGGCACCGAGCGTTCGTTCCGGGCGGCGAACCGGGATGTTCTGGTCCGGGGACCGCTGAACAAGGTATCGCGTCCGTTCCTGTACAGCGGCAGCAGGAGCAGGAAATGA
- a CDS encoding Ger(x)C family spore germination protein: MSTLTVRRLLLAMLLSVQCLVLSSCLGYRDLDHIVFVTSILIDTDEEKNCVFYFETLNSIRSSSKEANQEERIIYKIATQNPGEAMNRLETFTSAPVTLAHNKVILFTERFARSGLNQAFELFDRWQESSARTLLGIYVGTTDSFIKPNHDEEIMTGLYLYDMLGSKSSVTSYGVKLNIKEFMNQRLTGDYVNSMSVMNVSKDEDTKGQYYLDGLALVKDYTMVGRLDSRKSIYFNFLLNNKVSGNIAIQNPEDQTKMVNLLLQSNRYRSKVSYEDGAARLDIHLSLNTEVSAIQGKLELTDENIAELEASLAAKIRQNCLKLFQEWKDKGIDVFDISEKFERKYPQLAGQNIIRSTELNLEVQVDINGTTTLRDAE; encoded by the coding sequence ATGAGTACGCTCACCGTCAGGAGGCTGCTGCTTGCCATGTTGCTGTCGGTGCAGTGTCTTGTGTTATCCTCTTGTCTCGGGTACAGAGACCTGGACCATATCGTGTTCGTGACCTCGATTCTGATCGACACGGATGAGGAGAAGAATTGTGTCTTCTATTTCGAGACGCTGAATTCCATCCGCAGCTCCTCCAAGGAGGCGAACCAGGAAGAGCGGATTATTTACAAAATCGCGACACAGAATCCGGGCGAAGCGATGAACCGGCTGGAGACCTTCACCAGCGCTCCGGTGACACTGGCGCACAATAAGGTCATTCTGTTCACCGAGCGGTTTGCGCGCAGCGGGCTGAATCAGGCCTTTGAGCTGTTCGACCGGTGGCAGGAGTCCAGCGCCCGCACGCTTCTGGGAATCTATGTTGGGACTACAGATTCGTTCATTAAGCCTAATCATGATGAAGAGATTATGACCGGATTGTATCTCTATGACATGCTGGGCTCGAAATCCTCTGTGACCTCTTACGGCGTCAAGCTCAATATCAAGGAATTCATGAATCAGCGGCTGACCGGGGATTATGTGAATTCCATGTCGGTTATGAATGTATCGAAGGATGAGGATACGAAGGGACAATATTATCTGGATGGCCTGGCGCTGGTGAAGGATTACACCATGGTAGGTAGGCTGGACAGCAGGAAGTCGATCTACTTCAACTTCCTGCTGAACAACAAGGTATCAGGGAATATTGCCATTCAGAACCCGGAAGACCAGACGAAAATGGTGAATCTGCTGCTGCAGAGCAACCGTTACCGCTCCAAGGTCAGCTATGAAGACGGGGCGGCAAGGCTGGACATTCATCTGAGCCTGAACACGGAGGTATCTGCCATCCAGGGCAAGCTGGAGCTGACCGATGAGAATATCGCCGAGCTGGAAGCCTCGCTGGCCGCGAAGATCAGACAGAACTGCCTGAAGCTGTTCCAGGAGTGGAAGGATAAGGGGATCGATGTGTTCGATATCTCGGAGAAGTTCGAACGCAAATACCCGCAGCTGGCCGGACAGAACATCATCAGGAGCACTGAGCTTAACCTTGAGGTACAGGTGGACATCAACGGCACGACTACGCTCAGGGATGCTGAATGA
- a CDS encoding NAD(P)/FAD-dependent oxidoreductase produces MSLEALNERVKTDLSYLAYGGADWVRPLVHAEGHVYDVVIVGGGQSGLGAAFGLLRERISNLLVIDENPDGLEGPWETYARMVTLRTPKHLTSIDLGIPSLTFRSWWEAQHGAAAWGEVDKIPRGQWMAYLRWYRKVLELPVMNEVRLLLVEPGGDGVYRLQVAGAGAPPGPLLARKVILATGIQGGGRWHVPEMIAGGLPERLYAHTSQPIDFAALRGKRIGILGGGASAFDNANFALSEGAAQAQVFVRRPKLPGVNPIRQMEGSGMIERFHTLADEDKYKVISHFFHYNQPPTNDTFARAAAWPGFRLHLGSPWLKAEAAGEEAVVTTPSGEFRFDYLIISTGLVSDPALRPELQLVDAHIARWSDRYTAPDGAGNPLLDAHPYLSPGFALQSRDEEGRRLLHGLFVFNYSALASCGLSASAISGLRNAIPRLVAGVADQLFQDDREQILQAYYDYDEIEFTGQ; encoded by the coding sequence ATGAGCCTGGAAGCCTTGAATGAACGTGTGAAAACAGATCTGTCCTATCTTGCCTACGGCGGCGCAGATTGGGTGCGCCCGCTGGTGCATGCGGAAGGTCATGTCTATGATGTGGTGATTGTGGGCGGCGGGCAGAGCGGGCTCGGTGCGGCGTTCGGCCTGCTGCGGGAGCGGATCTCCAATCTGCTGGTCATCGATGAGAACCCGGACGGGCTGGAAGGGCCATGGGAGACCTACGCCCGGATGGTGACACTGCGCACGCCGAAGCACCTGACCTCCATCGATCTGGGGATTCCGTCCCTGACCTTCCGCTCCTGGTGGGAGGCCCAGCATGGGGCAGCAGCCTGGGGTGAGGTGGACAAAATCCCGCGCGGCCAGTGGATGGCCTACCTGCGCTGGTACAGGAAGGTGCTGGAGCTGCCGGTCATGAACGAGGTGCGGCTGCTGCTGGTTGAACCCGGCGGCGACGGGGTTTACCGCCTGCAGGTGGCGGGGGCGGGCGCTCCGCCGGGCCCGCTGCTGGCGCGCAAGGTGATCCTTGCCACCGGCATCCAGGGCGGGGGACGGTGGCATGTCCCGGAGATGATTGCCGGCGGGCTGCCGGAGCGGCTGTACGCCCATACCTCACAGCCGATCGACTTCGCTGCCCTTCGCGGCAAGCGGATCGGGATTCTCGGCGGCGGGGCATCCGCCTTCGACAATGCCAACTTCGCATTGAGCGAAGGGGCGGCTCAGGCGCAGGTATTCGTCCGCCGCCCGAAGCTGCCGGGCGTGAATCCGATCCGCCAGATGGAGGGCTCGGGGATGATTGAACGGTTCCACACCCTGGCGGATGAGGACAAATACAAGGTGATCTCGCATTTCTTCCATTATAATCAGCCGCCGACCAATGATACCTTCGCGCGTGCGGCAGCGTGGCCCGGCTTCCGGCTCCATCTCGGCTCCCCATGGCTTAAGGCAGAGGCGGCCGGGGAAGAGGCGGTCGTGACCACCCCCTCCGGCGAATTCAGGTTCGATTATCTGATCATCAGCACCGGGCTGGTCAGCGACCCGGCGCTAAGGCCGGAGCTGCAGTTGGTTGATGCTCATATCGCCCGCTGGAGCGACCGCTACACAGCCCCTGACGGAGCCGGGAATCCGCTGCTGGATGCCCATCCGTACCTGAGTCCGGGATTCGCGCTTCAGTCCCGGGATGAGGAGGGCCGCAGGCTGCTGCACGGATTATTCGTCTTCAATTATTCCGCTCTGGCCAGCTGCGGGTTGTCGGCATCGGCAATCTCCGGGCTGCGCAACGCGATTCCCAGGCTGGTAGCCGGGGTGGCCGACCAGCTGTTCCAGGATGACCGGGAGCAGATTCTCCAGGCCTATTATGATTACGATGAGATTGAATTTACCGGACAATGA
- a CDS encoding UbiD family decarboxylase → MAYRNLEDCIIDLEKHGHLIRIHEEVDPHLEMAAIHMKVYEAGGPALLFENVKGSKYRAVSNLFGTIERSKFIFRDTWESSQAVIALRSNPMKALKQPFRYVGTALAARKALPIKKSGAVPAGFEEIQISDLPQIKHWQGDGGAFVTLPQVYSEDPDKPGIMNSNLGMYRIQLSGNDYEINKEVGVHYQIHRGIGIHQAHASRKGEPLKVSCFIGGPPAHTLSAVMPLPEGLSEMTFAGLLAGRHFRYTYADGFCISSDADFVITGEIYPGETKPEGPFGDHLGYYSLTHPFPVMRVHKVYAKKGAIYPFTVVGRPPQEDTAFGELIHELTGGAIRSEIPGVKEVHAVDASGVHPLLFAIGSERYTPYQQLKQPAELLTMANRILGTGQLSLAKYLFITAEEDKPVSTHDIPGFLTYILERINLHRDIHFQTNTTIDTLDYSGTGINSGSKVVFAAVGEEKRCLCTEVPEVLRRLGADWGPAAMIIPGIVALQGKPFADYAAAVEEIAGLSAAIAAEGPLDSCPMIILCDDSSFLSEHLNNFLWATFTRSNPSHDIHGVNSRVEHKHWSCDNVIIDARVKPHQAPPLIPDPEVQRRIERVFAPGASLGGLKR, encoded by the coding sequence ATGGCATACCGCAATCTGGAAGACTGTATTATTGACCTGGAGAAGCACGGGCATTTAATTCGTATACATGAGGAAGTGGACCCGCATCTGGAGATGGCGGCCATCCATATGAAGGTCTATGAGGCAGGCGGCCCCGCGCTGCTGTTCGAGAACGTCAAGGGCTCGAAGTACCGTGCAGTCTCGAACCTGTTCGGCACAATTGAGCGCAGCAAGTTCATCTTCCGCGATACCTGGGAATCCTCCCAGGCAGTCATCGCGCTGCGCAGTAACCCCATGAAGGCGCTGAAGCAGCCATTCCGGTATGTCGGAACCGCGCTTGCCGCGAGAAAAGCACTGCCGATCAAAAAGAGCGGAGCTGTACCCGCCGGCTTCGAGGAGATACAGATCTCCGATCTTCCGCAGATCAAGCATTGGCAGGGGGATGGCGGGGCGTTCGTTACGCTGCCGCAGGTGTATTCGGAGGACCCCGATAAGCCGGGGATTATGAACTCCAATCTCGGAATGTACCGTATTCAGCTTAGCGGCAACGACTACGAGATCAATAAGGAAGTAGGCGTCCATTACCAGATTCACCGCGGCATCGGGATTCATCAGGCCCACGCCAGCCGGAAGGGTGAGCCGCTGAAGGTGAGCTGCTTCATCGGGGGGCCCCCGGCGCATACCCTCTCCGCGGTCATGCCGCTGCCGGAGGGGCTGAGCGAGATGACCTTCGCCGGGCTGCTGGCCGGACGCCATTTCCGCTATACCTATGCAGACGGCTTCTGCATCAGCAGCGATGCCGACTTCGTAATCACCGGTGAGATCTATCCCGGCGAGACGAAGCCGGAGGGTCCGTTCGGCGACCATCTGGGCTACTACAGCCTGACCCATCCGTTCCCGGTGATGAGAGTCCATAAGGTCTATGCCAAGAAGGGGGCAATCTATCCCTTCACGGTGGTCGGCCGTCCGCCGCAGGAGGATACCGCGTTCGGCGAGCTTATCCATGAGCTGACCGGCGGGGCGATCCGCTCGGAGATTCCCGGCGTGAAGGAGGTTCATGCCGTGGACGCCTCCGGGGTACACCCGCTGCTCTTCGCGATCGGCAGCGAAAGGTACACGCCTTACCAGCAATTGAAGCAGCCGGCAGAGCTGCTGACGATGGCTAACCGGATTCTTGGCACCGGCCAGCTTAGCCTGGCGAAGTATCTCTTCATTACCGCAGAAGAGGACAAGCCGGTCAGCACGCATGATATTCCCGGATTCCTGACGTACATTCTGGAGCGGATCAATCTGCACCGCGACATTCATTTTCAGACGAATACGACCATAGATACGCTGGATTATTCCGGCACCGGCATCAACAGCGGAAGCAAGGTCGTCTTCGCGGCAGTGGGTGAGGAGAAACGGTGCTTATGTACAGAGGTGCCTGAGGTTCTCCGGCGGCTGGGAGCGGACTGGGGTCCGGCAGCGATGATTATACCCGGAATCGTGGCGCTGCAGGGCAAGCCGTTCGCCGATTACGCTGCCGCAGTGGAGGAGATCGCCGGCCTGAGCGCCGCCATTGCCGCTGAGGGGCCGCTCGACTCCTGTCCGATGATCATTCTGTGCGATGACAGCAGCTTCCTGTCGGAGCATTTGAACAATTTCCTGTGGGCCACCTTCACCCGCAGCAATCCTTCGCATGACATCCATGGGGTGAACAGCAGGGTGGAGCATAAGCACTGGTCCTGTGACAATGTGATTATCGATGCCCGGGTGAAGCCGCATCAGGCGCCGCCGCTGATTCCGGACCCGGAGGTGCAGCGCAGGATAGAGCGGGTGTTTGCACCGGGGGCCAGCCTGGGCGGGCTGAAGAGATAG
- a CDS encoding helix-turn-helix transcriptional regulator, whose protein sequence is MNSATTIRSHLEAYLDARHMSINQFSVQSGINSGTLSRLLSGQQPVAMNHLKLITRGMKLPEDYFYSMYIDECFLYSAPTWRRLRPFILSCAELGRLDCIELVVKNLLDNLIYAPMLFEVAEGLFEENQWQAAAVLYKNVSASEKYQHSERLAICQYRLFRIALGDSQTLNLQAALLFECYINRLEVPDQLEGLKHLMHVYYSLHKWDKVDELAREMHRLATLSYQHLHRSVRREKHDKPPVKPLFFYILYSYLMRASVCEEYGDYAAALSYVSMYLDRSWVMETGEEANTILAQFQEWGTANTMLYRMMSGDAQVLDEYVEYIAPHANEIFVALYNIMISANRFSWNVDHILSRFSSYIPYRTNLRDFGLLHNEQILADQYSTFLAELAVYYLHHHRREGIEFILQSLQSAAKIKSESIIIKCVNLFEQHRQLASGEEKEQYKLLIGEVQSFNDKKMDHALGYV, encoded by the coding sequence ATGAACTCTGCAACCACCATACGCAGTCATCTGGAGGCCTATCTTGACGCCCGGCACATGTCCATTAACCAATTCTCCGTGCAGTCCGGTATCAACTCCGGCACATTAAGCCGTCTGCTCAGCGGCCAGCAGCCTGTGGCCATGAATCATCTGAAGCTGATCACCAGGGGCATGAAGCTGCCCGAGGATTATTTCTATAGCATGTACATCGATGAATGCTTCCTGTATTCGGCGCCTACCTGGCGGAGACTGCGCCCGTTCATCCTGAGCTGTGCGGAGCTGGGGCGGCTGGACTGCATTGAGCTTGTCGTGAAGAATCTGCTCGATAATCTGATCTATGCGCCGATGCTGTTTGAAGTAGCGGAGGGATTATTTGAGGAGAACCAGTGGCAGGCCGCAGCCGTACTCTACAAGAATGTAAGCGCAAGTGAGAAATATCAGCATTCCGAACGCCTGGCCATCTGCCAGTACCGTTTGTTCCGTATTGCCCTCGGTGACAGCCAGACACTGAATCTGCAGGCGGCGCTGCTGTTCGAATGTTATATTAACCGGCTGGAGGTGCCGGACCAGCTGGAGGGTCTGAAGCACCTGATGCATGTCTATTACTCGCTGCACAAGTGGGACAAGGTGGACGAGCTGGCCCGGGAGATGCACCGGCTGGCCACACTCAGCTATCAGCATCTGCACCGTTCCGTGCGGAGAGAGAAGCATGACAAGCCTCCGGTGAAACCGCTTTTTTTCTATATCCTATATTCATATCTGATGCGCGCCAGTGTCTGTGAGGAGTACGGCGATTATGCAGCAGCGCTTAGTTATGTATCCATGTATCTGGACCGGAGCTGGGTCATGGAGACGGGGGAAGAAGCCAACACCATTCTGGCACAGTTTCAGGAGTGGGGCACCGCCAATACGATGCTCTACCGGATGATGTCCGGTGATGCGCAGGTGCTGGATGAATACGTGGAATATATCGCTCCCCATGCCAATGAGATTTTCGTAGCCCTGTACAATATTATGATCTCAGCCAACCGCTTCTCCTGGAATGTGGACCACATCCTCAGCCGCTTCTCTTCCTACATACCGTACCGGACGAATCTGAGAGATTTCGGACTGCTGCACAATGAGCAGATCCTGGCCGACCAATATTCTACTTTTCTTGCCGAGCTGGCTGTGTATTACCTGCACCATCACCGCAGAGAGGGGATTGAATTCATCCTCCAAAGCCTGCAATCCGCTGCTAAAATAAAAAGCGAGAGCATAATCATTAAGTGTGTCAACTTGTTTGAGCAGCACCGGCAACTGGCAAGCGGGGAAGAGAAGGAACAGTACAAACTTCTGATTGGTGAGGTGCAGAGTTTCAATGACAAAAAGATGGATCATGCTTTGGGTTACGTGTAG
- a CDS encoding zinc dependent phospholipase C family protein, with protein sequence MPNIWMHLEYGQQLAEEFSGRFPFLTLLEQQQQLYNLGCQGPDFLLYHSFLPWSKDTGALRLGDLMHTESCGPVLINFWQAALSLEGAEQAQAQLYFLGFLTHHLLDRNLHPYINWKAGYKYRDHQRFEIDLDTLFMSQRRAFKTWKNPAWSRIDAGRRLPEAVHRILHATALQHYPEAMDRLTAGIWQSAYRDMVLAQRCLYDPLGWKKAITWGRTRRMFSRKLTAREERLDYLNERHAEWRHPALYSEVRTESVWELWEAALDEGRTVLGALADWLECAGSAAAERNAAERKLGAFAAVLGNRSYDTGKDCSLNLHNQYADPIWTSLPGG encoded by the coding sequence ATGCCCAATATCTGGATGCATCTTGAATACGGACAGCAGCTGGCAGAGGAGTTCAGCGGCCGCTTTCCATTTCTTACACTCCTGGAACAGCAGCAGCAATTGTACAATCTCGGGTGTCAGGGGCCGGATTTCCTGCTGTATCACAGCTTCCTGCCCTGGAGCAAGGACACCGGGGCGCTGCGGCTCGGCGATCTGATGCATACCGAGAGCTGCGGGCCTGTGCTTATAAATTTCTGGCAGGCTGCTCTCTCGCTCGAAGGGGCGGAGCAGGCGCAGGCCCAGCTATATTTTCTCGGCTTCCTGACTCATCATCTGCTGGACCGGAACCTCCATCCTTATATCAACTGGAAGGCAGGCTACAAATACCGGGATCATCAGCGGTTCGAAATCGATCTGGATACGTTGTTCATGAGCCAGCGCCGGGCGTTCAAGACCTGGAAGAACCCGGCCTGGTCGCGGATTGATGCGGGCCGCCGTCTGCCCGAAGCAGTGCACCGTATCCTTCACGCTACGGCGCTTCAGCATTACCCGGAGGCGATGGACCGCCTGACCGCCGGGATCTGGCAGAGCGCCTACCGGGATATGGTGCTGGCCCAGCGGTGCCTCTACGATCCGTTAGGCTGGAAGAAGGCGATCACCTGGGGCCGGACGCGCCGGATGTTCTCCCGCAAGCTGACCGCCCGCGAAGAGCGTCTGGATTACCTGAATGAACGGCACGCGGAGTGGCGGCATCCCGCCCTCTATTCAGAGGTCCGGACCGAATCGGTGTGGGAGCTGTGGGAGGCGGCGCTTGACGAAGGGCGGACCGTCCTTGGCGCGCTGGCCGATTGGCTCGAATGCGCGGGCTCGGCTGCTGCGGAGCGCAATGCTGCGGAGCGCAAACTCGGCGCGTTCGCCGCGGTGTTGGGCAACCGTTCATACGACACCGGCAAGGATTGCAGCCTGAATCTGCACAACCAGTACGCGGACCCGATCTGGACCAGCCTGCCGGGCGGATGA
- a CDS encoding methyl-accepting chemotaxis protein, whose product MKGNPLHLSMKWKLILSFSAITLIFLGVAVYQGYKINQVEQSMERQKSEMENRITVSTLTQQLQELNRAETAFAESSDLEQAETVQEKQRQMSAELAKVNFEKGTPAYTMLGQLAGQAAEYGELIKELAGTMSDETLDPLTVLEKIDGIHTKALALNEDMLNTNGKLYAAAARNAGQAQEVSFTLLEDTVSIVVYAAIGVALFMLVLAWLLTRSFLTPVRKLQAALRQIADGDLRQQINSPYNDELGQLSHHFDHMVGRVREMLRQTLSAAGALADYSQSFRQHSAVTAQTNQTVVRTIQEISQGADQQAVQSEQNTHLLLELEGGVRDITEYTDVMLATSKAADRNRQLGSDTVTALRRTSEQSRESVSKVYGALEKLVEQSSDISRITNSITEISKQTNILSLNAAIEAARAGAAGKGFAVIADEVRQLSVQTNEFSVHISRIIEELQAGMADFREYMLETRGSLEQQDDQVTATLASFAAIDESITGISAQIGQIHQKVEHTRTIHSRLSESVHAVAAVAEQTAAGVQEVNASSSQQDQAIQSIARQAGEIHDISQRLFREIQVFRIPAAAAAHAEPAASPTAAEITKERGEELLLLAN is encoded by the coding sequence TTGAAGGGGAACCCGCTGCATTTATCGATGAAATGGAAGCTCATCCTCAGCTTCTCAGCCATTACACTCATCTTTCTGGGGGTGGCGGTGTACCAGGGGTACAAGATTAATCAGGTGGAGCAGTCCATGGAACGGCAAAAGAGCGAAATGGAGAACCGGATTACGGTCTCCACACTCACCCAGCAATTGCAGGAGCTGAACCGGGCGGAGACCGCCTTCGCAGAATCCAGTGATCTGGAGCAGGCAGAGACTGTGCAGGAGAAGCAGCGGCAGATGTCGGCTGAGCTTGCCAAGGTGAATTTTGAGAAAGGCACGCCTGCGTATACCATGCTTGGGCAACTGGCGGGACAGGCTGCTGAATACGGGGAGCTCATCAAGGAATTGGCCGGCACGATGTCGGACGAGACCCTTGATCCGCTGACGGTATTGGAGAAAATAGATGGCATACATACGAAGGCGCTTGCTCTGAATGAGGACATGCTGAACACGAACGGGAAGCTTTACGCCGCAGCTGCCAGGAATGCAGGGCAAGCGCAGGAGGTCTCGTTCACCTTGCTGGAGGATACAGTCTCTATTGTAGTCTATGCCGCGATCGGCGTAGCCTTATTTATGCTGGTGCTCGCCTGGCTGCTGACCCGCTCGTTCCTGACGCCGGTCCGCAAGCTGCAGGCTGCGCTCCGGCAGATCGCGGACGGCGACCTGCGGCAGCAGATTAACTCGCCGTACAATGATGAGCTTGGACAGCTCAGCCATCATTTCGACCATATGGTGGGCCGGGTGCGGGAAATGCTGCGGCAAACCCTGTCCGCTGCGGGGGCGCTGGCCGATTATTCGCAATCCTTCCGGCAGCATTCAGCGGTGACCGCGCAGACGAACCAGACGGTTGTCCGCACCATTCAGGAAATCTCGCAGGGGGCGGATCAGCAGGCGGTCCAGTCGGAGCAGAACACACACCTGCTGCTGGAGCTGGAGGGTGGCGTGCGGGATATTACCGAGTATACGGATGTTATGCTGGCCACCAGCAAGGCGGCGGACCGCAACCGGCAGCTCGGCTCCGATACCGTCACTGCGCTGCGCCGGACCTCAGAGCAGTCCCGCGAGTCGGTCAGCAAGGTGTATGGTGCCCTGGAGAAGCTTGTAGAGCAGTCCAGCGATATCTCGCGGATTACGAACTCGATTACGGAGATCTCGAAGCAGACCAATATTCTCTCGCTGAACGCCGCTATTGAGGCGGCAAGGGCGGGAGCTGCCGGCAAGGGCTTTGCTGTGATTGCCGATGAAGTAAGGCAGTTGTCCGTACAGACGAATGAATTCTCCGTGCATATCAGCCGGATTATTGAGGAATTGCAGGCAGGCATGGCGGATTTCCGGGAATACATGCTGGAGACGCGGGGAAGTCTGGAGCAGCAGGATGATCAGGTGACGGCGACGCTGGCTTCTTTTGCAGCGATCGACGAGTCGATTACCGGCATCAGCGCGCAGATCGGGCAGATTCACCAGAAGGTGGAGCATACCCGCACGATCCATTCACGGCTGTCCGAATCGGTACATGCGGTAGCGGCTGTAGCGGAGCAGACGGCGGCTGGAGTCCAGGAGGTTAATGCCTCCAGCTCCCAGCAGGATCAGGCGATCCAGAGCATCGCCCGGCAGGCCGGGGAGATTCATGATATCTCGCAGCGGCTGTTCCGGGAGATTCAGGTGTTCCGAATCCCGGCTGCGGCAGCAGCTCACGCGGAGCCTGCTGCCAGCCCTACCGCAGCGGAGATCACAAAGGAACGGGGGGAGGAGCTACTGTTGCTGGCGAATTGA
- a CDS encoding NAD-dependent epimerase/dehydratase family protein has translation MKKKVLVLGGTRFFGKRLVELLLHSQDNEVTLLTRGRTADPFGDRVTRLTADRTDESAFEQAVGDAYWDIVYDNICYSPEEAAAAVRIFAGRAKRYILTSSLSVYDAQPEALTEADFDPVHYPVRSGGKTEISYQEGKRQAEAVLLQRADFPVAAVRFPIVLGTDDYTRRLHFHIEHVLAGQPVGIPNPQAKISFIRSDEAAEFLHWLGHEGSAVTGPVNACSDGTLTIGGVMSIIERVTERNAVVQSEAADGDQSPFGIEESWYMDTSKARSAGFSFLSLSEWFPELVAVLNHSIRQQQ, from the coding sequence ATGAAGAAGAAGGTGCTTGTGCTTGGAGGAACGAGATTTTTCGGCAAAAGGCTGGTGGAGCTGCTGCTTCACAGCCAGGATAACGAGGTGACTCTGCTGACCCGGGGCAGGACCGCTGATCCTTTCGGCGACCGGGTTACCCGGCTCACTGCGGACCGGACTGATGAATCGGCGTTTGAGCAGGCTGTAGGCGATGCCTATTGGGATATCGTGTATGATAACATTTGCTATTCACCAGAGGAGGCTGCGGCGGCGGTGCGGATTTTCGCAGGGCGGGCCAAGCGGTACATCCTCACTTCCAGCTTGTCTGTGTATGATGCGCAGCCGGAAGCGCTAACTGAAGCTGACTTCGATCCAGTGCATTACCCGGTGAGATCGGGCGGAAAGACAGAAATTAGCTACCAGGAGGGCAAAAGACAGGCCGAAGCCGTTCTCCTGCAGAGGGCAGACTTCCCGGTGGCGGCGGTACGGTTCCCGATTGTGCTGGGGACGGATGACTATACGCGCAGACTGCATTTTCACATCGAGCATGTTCTGGCCGGGCAGCCGGTCGGCATTCCGAATCCGCAGGCGAAGATCTCCTTCATCCGTTCGGATGAAGCGGCGGAGTTCCTGCACTGGCTGGGCCATGAGGGCTCTGCTGTGACCGGCCCTGTGAACGCCTGCTCGGACGGTACACTTACGATAGGCGGTGTGATGTCCATCATCGAACGGGTGACGGAGCGCAATGCGGTTGTCCAGAGCGAGGCTGCGGACGGGGATCAGTCGCCTTTTGGCATTGAAGAATCGTGGTACATGGATACGTCAAAAGCCCGCAGCGCGGGCTTCAGCTTCCTCTCCTTATCCGAATGGTTCCCGGAGCTGGTTGCTGTGCTGAACCATTCAATTCGCCAGCAACAGTAG